In Musa acuminata AAA Group cultivar baxijiao chromosome BXJ2-8, Cavendish_Baxijiao_AAA, whole genome shotgun sequence, one genomic interval encodes:
- the LOC103993148 gene encoding MYB-like transcription factor EOBII, whose product MDGQLGWGTLDNGEWRKGPWTAQEDKLLTEHVSLHGDGKWNSVSKLTGLRRNGKSCRLRWVNYLRPDLKRGNITPQEEIIIQELHALWGNRWSNIARSLPGRTDNEIKNYWRTHFKKSKPSKNVEKARPRFLIRQRQEEQGQEEQQHLHQGAQQQQADMRAALKRAEEAALAEDMEETTYMYSVSCMLQGGGFSGYSSDGSTGDGSWGSLWNLGDVPDDLCAVTALYGERR is encoded by the exons ATGGATGGGCAACTTGGCTGGGGAACTCTCGACAATGGTGAGTGGAGAAAGGGGCCTTGGACTGCCCAAGAGGATAAGCTCCTCACGGAGCATGTCAGTCTCCATGGTGACGGAAAATGGAACTCAGTCTCCAAGTTAACAG GTCTGAGGAGGAATGGGAAGAGTTGTAGGCTTAGGTGGGTGAACTACCTGAGGCCTGACCTTAAGAGAGGGAATATCACTCCACAGGAGGAGATCATCATCCAAGAGCTGCATGCCTTGTGGGGAAACAG GTGGTCTAACATAGCTCGAAGCCTCCCGGGGaggaccgacaacgagatcaagaactactggaggacCCATTTCAAGAAGAGCAAGCCCTCGAAGAACGTAGAGAAGGCGAGACCGAGATTCCTCATCAGGCAGCGACAGGAGGAGCAAGGGCAGGAGGAACAACAGCACCTGCACCAGGGTGCCCAGCAGCAACAAGCGGACATGAGAGCCGCCTTGAAACGGGCGGAGGAAGCCGCGCTAGCGGAAGACATGGAAGAGACGACGTACATGTATTCCGTATCTTGTATGCTGCAAGGTGGCGGCTTTAGTGGCTACTCGAGCGATGGGTCCACCGGGGATGGCTCCTGGGGAAGCCTGTGGAATCTTGGTGACGTGCCAGATGACCTATGTGCAGTGACAGCACTGTATGGAGAGCGTCGAtga
- the LOC135618445 gene encoding membrane protein PM19L-like has product MAQTVGRNLAAPLLFLNFIMYIIVIGFASWNLNHFINGQTNYPGVAGNGATFYFLVFAILAGVVGAASKLAGANHIRSWRNDSLAAAAASSIVAWAITALAFGVACKEIAIGGHRGWRLRVLEAFIIILAFTQLLYVLLLHAGMFSSKYGPGYRDPDYVVGGGPGEVKGTRI; this is encoded by the exons ATGGCTCAGACGGTGGGACGGAACTTGGCAGCACCGCTGCTGTTCCTCAACTTCATAATGTACATAATAGTGATCGGCTTCGCGAGCTGGAACCTCAACCACTTCATCAATGGCCAGACTAATTACCCTG GTGTGGCGGGCAATGGTGCAACCTTCTACTTCCTAGTCTTCGCCATTCTGGCCGGAGTGGTGGGAGCAGCGTCCAAGCTCGCGGGAGCAAACCACATAAGATCATGGAGGAATGATAGCCTCGCAGCTGCGGCCGCTTCGTCCATCGTCGCATGGGCGATCACCGCCTTAGCCTTCGG AGTGGCGTGCAAGGAGATCGCCATCGGAGGCCACCGAGGGTGGAGGCTGAGAGTCCTCGAGGCCTTCATCATAATCCTGGCCTTCACACAGCTGCTCTACGTATTGCTGCTCCATGCCGGGATGTTCAGCAGCAAATATGGGCCTGGGTATCGAGATCCGGACTATGTGGTGGGTGGTGGACCTGGAGAAGTGAAAGGAACCAGAATCTAG